A genomic segment from Octopus sinensis linkage group LG4, ASM634580v1, whole genome shotgun sequence encodes:
- the LOC115210237 gene encoding zinc finger protein 271-like isoform X2 produces MPKAIHNSSSCDICGKSFRTNSHISRHKHIHTGEKPYHCEICGKSFTQGGILTRHKRIHTGEKPYPCDTCGKSFSHSNVLINHQRTHTGEKPYCCDTCGKSFSQNGTLMRHKLTHTGEKPYHCDICGKSFALNSGLTSHKRVHTGEKPFHCDICGKLCSTAREVSLHKRVHTGEKPYHCDICGKSFSVNSALTTHRRIHTGEKPYHCDICSKSFSVSSAVNLHKRIHTGEKPYHCDICSKSFSVSSALTTHKRTHTGEKPYHCDICSKSFSVSSALCTHKRIHTGEKPCHCDICGKSFTNHSILRNHERIHTGEKPYHCDICSKSFSAGNALTTHKRIHTGEKPYHCDVCGKSFSVSSSLNTHKRIHTGEKPYHCDICGKSFSQSSILSRHRTVHTGEKPFECPICGKSFSGIHRVVEHKRIHTGEKPYQCDVCGKSFSLNGNLTKHKSIHTDK; encoded by the exons ATGCCGAAAGCTATACATAATTCATcatcttgtgatatctgtggtaaatcattcaggaCAAATAGTCATATAAGTAgacacaagcatattcatacaggggagaagccatatcactgtgaaatctgtggcaaatcattcactCAAGGTGGTAtattaactagacacaaacgtattcatacaggagagaagccatatccgtGTGATACCTGTGGCAAATCCTTCTCTCATAGTAATGTTTTGATTAATCACCAGCGtactcatacaggggagaagccatattgctgtgacacctgtggtaaatcattctcacagaaTGGTACTTTAATGAGACATAAacttactcatacaggagagaaaccgtatcactgtgatatctgtggcaaatcattcgcTTTAAATAGTggtttaacttctcacaaacgtgttcatactggggagaagccatttcactgtgatatttgtggtaaattatGCTCAACTGCACGTGAAGTAAGTTtacataaacgtgttcatacaggagagaaaccatatcactgtgatatttgtggtaaatcgttctctgtAAATAGTGCCTTAACTACTCACaggcgtattcatactggagagaagccatatcactgtgacatttgtAGTAAATCGTTCTCTGTAAGTAGTGC TGTAAAtttacataaacgtattcatacaggagagaaaccatatcactgtgatatttgtagtaaatcattctctgtaagtagtgccttaactactcacaagcgcactcatactggagagaagccatatcactgtgacatttgtAGTAAATCGTTCTCTGTAAGTAGTGCCTTATgtactcacaagcgtattcatacaggagagaagccatgtcactgtgatatctgtggcaaatcattcactAACCATAGTATCTTACGTAATcacgaacgtattcatacaggggagaagccatatcattgtgatatctgcagtaaatcattctctgcaggTAATGCCTTAACTACTCAC aagcgtattcatacaggagagaaaccctatcactgtgacgtctgtggtaaatctttctctgtaaGTAGCTCCTTAAatactcacaagcgtattcatactggggagaagccatatcactgtgatatctgtggcaaatcattctctcaaagtagtatcTTAAGTAGACACAGAACtgtacatacaggagagaaaccatttgaGTGTcctatttgtggtaaatcattctcaggaATACATCGGGTAGTTGAGCACAAAcggattcatacaggtgagaagccatatcagtgtgatgtttgtggtaaatccttctctctaAATGGTAATTTGACTAAACACAAAAGTATCCATACAGATAAGtga
- the LOC115210237 gene encoding zinc finger protein 271-like isoform X1: MPKAIHNSSSCDICGKSFRTNSHISRHKHIHTGEKPYHCEICGKSFTQGGILTRHKRIHTGEKPYPCDTCGKSFSHSNVLINHQRTHTGEKPYCCDTCGKSFSQNGTLMRHKLTHTGEKPYHCDICGKSFALNSGLTSHKRVHTGEKPFHCDICGKLCSTAREVSLHKRVHTGEKPYHCDICGKSFSVNSALTTHRRIHTGEKPYHCDICSKSFSVSSAVNLHKRIHTGEKPYHCDICSKSFSVSSALTTHKRTHTGEKPYHCDICSKSFSVSSALCTHKRIHTGEKPCHCDICGKSFTNHSILRNHERIHTGEKPYHCDICSKSFSAGNALTTHMRTHTGEKPYHCVICGKSFAVRNALTFHKRIHTGEKPYHCDVCGKSFSVSSSLNTHKRIHTGEKPYHCDICGKSFSQSSILSRHRTVHTGEKPFECPICGKSFSGIHRVVEHKRIHTGEKPYQCDVCGKSFSLNGNLTKHKSIHTDK, encoded by the exons ATGCCGAAAGCTATACATAATTCATcatcttgtgatatctgtggtaaatcattcaggaCAAATAGTCATATAAGTAgacacaagcatattcatacaggggagaagccatatcactgtgaaatctgtggcaaatcattcactCAAGGTGGTAtattaactagacacaaacgtattcatacaggagagaagccatatccgtGTGATACCTGTGGCAAATCCTTCTCTCATAGTAATGTTTTGATTAATCACCAGCGtactcatacaggggagaagccatattgctgtgacacctgtggtaaatcattctcacagaaTGGTACTTTAATGAGACATAAacttactcatacaggagagaaaccgtatcactgtgatatctgtggcaaatcattcgcTTTAAATAGTggtttaacttctcacaaacgtgttcatactggggagaagccatttcactgtgatatttgtggtaaattatGCTCAACTGCACGTGAAGTAAGTTtacataaacgtgttcatacaggagagaaaccatatcactgtgatatttgtggtaaatcgttctctgtAAATAGTGCCTTAACTACTCACaggcgtattcatactggagagaagccatatcactgtgacatttgtAGTAAATCGTTCTCTGTAAGTAGTGC TGTAAAtttacataaacgtattcatacaggagagaaaccatatcactgtgatatttgtagtaaatcattctctgtaagtagtgccttaactactcacaagcgcactcatactggagagaagccatatcactgtgacatttgtAGTAAATCGTTCTCTGTAAGTAGTGCCTTATgtactcacaagcgtattcatacaggagagaagccatgtcactgtgatatctgtggcaaatcattcactAACCATAGTATCTTACGTAATcacgaacgtattcatacaggggagaagccatatcattgtgatatctgcagtaaatcattctctgcaggTAATGCCTTAACTACTCACatgcgtactcatacaggagagaagccatatcactgtgtcatctgtggtaaatcatttgctgTACGTAATGCCTTAACttttcacaagcgtattcatacaggagagaaaccctatcactgtgacgtctgtggtaaatctttctctgtaaGTAGCTCCTTAAatactcacaagcgtattcatactggggagaagccatatcactgtgatatctgtggcaaatcattctctcaaagtagtatcTTAAGTAGACACAGAACtgtacatacaggagagaaaccatttgaGTGTcctatttgtggtaaatcattctcaggaATACATCGGGTAGTTGAGCACAAAcggattcatacaggtgagaagccatatcagtgtgatgtttgtggtaaatccttctctctaAATGGTAATTTGACTAAACACAAAAGTATCCATACAGATAAGtga